In Sphingobacterium sp. SYP-B4668, the sequence ATATCAGATTCAACGGATAGACGCTAACCGCATCCCAATGGCTATCGTCATACAATAGGGTATTCCAATTGTCTTCGCGCTTTCGATCGTCCCATAATTCACCACCCATTTGCCCAAAGTCCCACACACCCAACAACTTGTTAGGTGATTGTTTTATTTTCCAACTTGAATCTGTCAATAGGGTATGGATAGGTTGGCTATTGTCATTCAACATTCCTTCTCCATATATTTTCATTTGTGCAGAGACAAGGGGGAGCATAGGCCGCGAGCCATCAATATCATACCCTGCAAATATAGACCAAGAAGTCCCCAACCAAATACCAATCACATTTTTGCCCTTAGTTAGATATGGGGCAATATCATATACTACATATCGTGCGCGTTTGGTATGATCTGAAACAACAGGGGCCATGACCTCGTCACCGATTCGCTTTCCATTGACATAAACCTCGTGAAATCCGATAGATGCAACATATAGATTGGCCTGTTGTGGCTTTTGGGAGATTTCGAAGACCTGACGTAGCCACGGATCCCAAATATTACAATCACGTTGAGTGGGATCAAAGACCTCATCCCCGCCTATCCATTCAGCTTCCCATTCGTTGGGATCGAATAATCCCGAGCTCCAATGCGCCACATCGCTCCAATCGGACACAAGACCTTTTTCATCCTTTACCGCGACTTTCCAATAGTAGGACCGATCTGAAATCAGTGCCTTACCCTCATAAAGGATTTGATTCATCGCGGAAGATGGTATCCAGCCCGAGTCCCAGATGTCACTGACATCTTGATGAAGCTTCTTCTCTGCACTTGCTACAAGTATCCGATAGGCTTTTTGTTTTTTCGCAAATACATCTTCCTTTTTTGTTTCTAATACCCAACTAAACCTAGGCTTCTTGATATCGATACCAATAGGAGCCTGAAGATACTCCACTTGGAGCCGAGTCGGAATTAAGGGTGATTTTTTCTTTGCAAAAGCAAGGGTAGGAATAAACAAAAGTAGGAAAAGACAAAGCTTCGCGACGTTGCTTAATGTTAATGAAATCTTATCTAACTGCATAAATATAAAATTAATAAATCGAATTGTCATTTCTTAAAGGGACGGATAATTAACAATATGTGTTGTAGTGAGTAGGAGACAAGAACGGGAATCTTCAATTTCCTCAAAAGGACCTTGAAAATTCCCGTTCAGATCAATAGACCCAGATAGGTATTCCTTATTTCTTTGTAAATCGAAGTGCACGAAGGTTAAATCCAGAGACTTCGATATAAAACTTAATCTTATGTTTTCCCTCAGTAAGGTTTAGAACCAAGGGTGTACTGGGGGTCCATTGCCAATTTGACCAACTGCCATTACTTGGCACGGATACGGTACCGGTCTCATTTTTACCATCTACTTCAATCCTGTAGCTGCTCGCCGCTGTAGCTGATAAAGAAACATTGACGAGATATTCGCCTGCATCTTTTACTTCTACAGTGTATTGTAGCCACTCTCCTGCATTGATGTAGCCGAGATTTATTCCATCGCCTTCTATTTCTACAGGTAAACTTTTGGTATCCCCGTTTGCCTTTCTGTAGTTATCCTGACCTAAAGGATTACCTACATCATCATGAAAAGCATAACCCAATCCACCAAAATCAAAATTGGCGGCGGGCAATTCATAGGGTTGGCTCGCTTGGAGAACATGTGGCCCCTTAAAAGGACTGGTAAACGAGACATCTACCCGTACCTTCCGCTCAAAAGCACCTATGCGATAGACAATGTTAGTGGCTCCTTCGCTAACAGCAACAATCTCCCCCTTCTCATTCACAGTCGCAATTTTACTGTCTTCGGAGGTCCAGTTTCCTACTGTCACATCATTGGCATCATCTGGAATACGTGTGATAATAATATTTTTTCTGTTTTCTGGCATCATTTCCAAAGAATGTTCGCTCAGCTGTACATCTTGAAGCGGGATACGAACTATTGATGTGACCGGAACCCTCAATTTAATATCACCACTGCTCACTACTATATCGGTAGTACCTGCTCCAACAAGCTTCACAAGGCCATTATTTGCAACCGTGGCCACGGATAGGTCTTCACTTGTCCATGCAAATTGATAGGTTCCGTCGGTGGGGCTTGCTGCCAGCTGTATCTCTTCTCCCACAAAAGCTGATATCGATGGCTTATTGACATAAATATTACGTTCAACTTCCGTCCGACTATAATCGTCGCATCCGACAAATAAAAGAAACAAAAGTATACAGCATGTGTATTTTATGATTTTAGGCTTCATATTCTTTATTTTTATAATAAGTATATTAATGGAAGTGACTATTGTTTTTCATCTTCCTCCTTAAACTCCAATCTCAGTTCCTCTTTCATTTCATAAGTGGTATTTCCAGAAACGAAGTTGTAACGCAATAAGAATGTTTTGTAGGTTTTAAAGCCGTCATCTTCTATTCTAAATGTATTGGGAAAATCTACATCACCATCCACTTGGTTTACCTGCATATTTTTATACGATGTAATCTTTACTTTGTTATCCTCTCCAATGGTGAGAACAATCGCCGATTTATTAAATACATTGACATCTGAAGCATAAGCTTCACTACCCGCCATGATGCGAACGCTATTCTTGGTAAGGGGATGCATCACTTTTGTACCCGGCATCTCCAGTTCATAGGAAGCTCCCTGAACCCTATACTTCCCTCTCATATTATATATCGTGTTGCCATCGGCCTGGGCCCATTGATTTTTGGTCCTCACCTGATACAGAATAAAGCTCTTTTCGGGGTTGGATTCATAGGAAGAATAGGACTCGACACGAAGTGGTATGAAGTAGGATGAATCAGGTGAAAGACCATCCGGCCTGATGCGTATTGGTAGTCTACCACTGATATCTCCTGCGGCAATAGTGAATTGATAACTTTCGATGTCAAACTTGCTAGTAGGCAAAGGCCGTACATACTTCGAGACATCGGTATCATAGTTAATCCTATTAAATGCATCGATTAAAGAAGGGTCCTGTACGAGCTTGACAATAATATCTTTCTCCGTTGGTTCCGTACCGCCGAGTGAAGCTGCTACATACCCAGTAGACTCCTCTCCTAGCTTGTGAAACTTTCGAGAGACATTGTCAGAAGCACTAATTAAAGCAAAGACATTCTTATACTGCTCTTTTTCGAAAACTTCGTCATTTTTACACGACTGCATACTAATGGTCAACATTATAGCACACCACACCCTATTTTGACGGGATAGTGTGGACCAATATCTGGATTTCAAGATGTTTCTCATGATATATAAATATTTTTTTTAACCATTAATCTTCCCACCCTGGATTCTGATCTAAAGATGGTAGTATCCTCACTTCTTTAAGAGGTAGAGGTAACAGGGCTAACTTTTTGCTCACAATCCGAGCTCCTATTCTAGAGGTATTAGGGATGACTTTGTTAAAAAACACTTCCTTAGACCCCTCTACGTTCATGCCTCTAATAGGTTCGCTTTCGACTTGTTCCATGATGCCCCATCTCCGAACATCATAGTATCTTCTATTTTCAA encodes:
- a CDS encoding carbohydrate-binding protein, translating into MKPKIIKYTCCILLFLLFVGCDDYSRTEVERNIYVNKPSISAFVGEEIQLAASPTDGTYQFAWTSEDLSVATVANNGLVKLVGAGTTDIVVSSGDIKLRVPVTSIVRIPLQDVQLSEHSLEMMPENRKNIIITRIPDDANDVTVGNWTSEDSKIATVNEKGEIVAVSEGATNIVYRIGAFERKVRVDVSFTSPFKGPHVLQASQPYELPAANFDFGGLGYAFHDDVGNPLGQDNYRKANGDTKSLPVEIEGDGINLGYINAGEWLQYTVEVKDAGEYLVNVSLSATAASSYRIEVDGKNETGTVSVPSNGSWSNWQWTPSTPLVLNLTEGKHKIKFYIEVSGFNLRALRFTKK
- a CDS encoding DUF1735 domain-containing protein gives rise to the protein MRNILKSRYWSTLSRQNRVWCAIMLTISMQSCKNDEVFEKEQYKNVFALISASDNVSRKFHKLGEESTGYVAASLGGTEPTEKDIIVKLVQDPSLIDAFNRINYDTDVSKYVRPLPTSKFDIESYQFTIAAGDISGRLPIRIRPDGLSPDSSYFIPLRVESYSSYESNPEKSFILYQVRTKNQWAQADGNTIYNMRGKYRVQGASYELEMPGTKVMHPLTKNSVRIMAGSEAYASDVNVFNKSAIVLTIGEDNKVKITSYKNMQVNQVDGDVDFPNTFRIEDDGFKTYKTFLLRYNFVSGNTTYEMKEELRLEFKEEDEKQ